In Pyrus communis chromosome 8, drPyrComm1.1, whole genome shotgun sequence, one genomic interval encodes:
- the LOC137742100 gene encoding uncharacterized protein: protein MHTCLRLNLHHPLILRTSLATMAAYIALPSSISLNSSSFSGLRNGAVAQLGVRNLGRSRISMAASVGSQTLQGDALFADYKPSSAFLFPGQGAQAVGMGKEAQSVPAAAELYKKANDILGFDLLDVCINGPKEKLDSTVISQPAIYVTSLAAVELLRARDGGQLIIDSVDVTCGLSLGEYTALAFAESFSFEDGLKLVKLRGEAMQAAADAAKSAMVSVIGLDSDKVQQLCDAANAEVDDADKVQIANYLCTGNYAVSGGVKGIEAVEAKAKSFKARMTVRLAVAGAFHTSFMEPAVSRLEAKLAETQIRTPRIPVISNVDAQPHSDPETIKKILARQVTSPVQWETTVRTLLGKGLKKSYELGPGKVIAGIVKRMERSADIENIAA from the exons ATGCACACCTGCCTCAGGCTTAACCTCCACCACCCTCTTATCCTACGCACCTCACTCGCCACCATGGCCGCCTACATCGCCCTCCCCTCTTCCATTTCTCTcaactcctcctccttctcGGGGCTCCGGAATGGCGCCGTAGCCCAGCTCGGCGTCCGAAACCTCGGGCGATCTAGAATTTCCATGGCCGCCTCCGTCGGATCGCAGACTCTGCAAGGCGACGCCTTGTTCGCCGATTACAAGCCCTCCTCTGCTTTCCTCTTCCCTGGCCAA GGTGCACAAGCGGTTGGAATGGGAAAGGAAGCTCAAAGTGTTCCTGCTGCAGCAGAGTTATACAAGAAAGCAAACGATATTTTAGG GTTTGATCTTTTGGATGTTTGTATCAATGGACCAAAAGAGAAGCTAGATTCAACTGTTATAAGCCAG CCTGCTATTTACGTCACAAGTCTAGCTGCTGTTGAGTTACTACGTGCACGTGATGGAGGTCAGCTGATCATTGATTCAGTTGATGTCACGTGCGGCCTAAGTTTGGGAGAATATACTGCTCTAGCATTTGCTGAGTCATTCAG CTTTGAGGATGGGCTCAAGCTGGTCAAACTGAGGGGAGAAGCTATGCAG GCAGCTGCCGATGCTGCCAAAAGTGCCATGGTCAGTGTCATCGGGTTGGACTCAGACAAGGTGCAACAGTTGTGTGATGCAGCCAATGCAGAAGTTGATGACGCTGACAAAGTTCAGATTGCAAATTATCTATGCACT GGAAATTATGCCGTTTCTGGTGGTGTGAAAGGAATTGAAGCAGTAGAGGCTAAGGCAAAGTCGTTCAAGGCCCGAATGACG GTGCGTCTAGCTGTTGCTGGCGCTTTCCACACCAGTTTTATGGAACCGGCCGTGTCAAGATTGGAAGCTAAGTTGGCAGAAACACAGATCAGAACACCAAGAATACCAGTTATCTCCAACGTTGACGCACAGCCACATTCAGATCCTGAGACAATTAAGAAGATATTGGCTCGTCAG GTGACTTCTCCTGTTCAATGGGAAACAACCGTCAGGACTCTGCTCGGCAAGGGGCTGAAGAAGAGTTACGAATTGGGTCCCGGAAAG GTTATAGCCGGCATTGTGAAGAGAATGGAGAGAAGTGCAGACATTGAGAACATTGCCGCTTGA
- the LOC137742101 gene encoding uncharacterized protein gives MNAAAPPDFIQVTDFQNGSDSDSNIDDDDAAAAEFYQPVSAVDSEDDEDQIGNDAATIHSQLHSNGVTVNQVEGGISFLQLNDDVGRNDHLNSSRDGEAEEEEVEEEEEASDSAILRAFREDESRRNAPLTAENATRVREAMRGISFAGTPPHWAGLIAENNWMDRLRGVGQSSSRS, from the exons ATGAACGCCGCAGCTCCTCCTGATTTCATCCAAG TCACAGACTTCCAGAACGGAAGCGATTCCGACTCCAACATCGACGATGACGATGCAGCCGCCGCCGAGTTCTACCAGCCAGTCTCCGCCGTCGATTCCGAAGATGACGAAGACCAGATCGGAAACGACGCCGCTACGATCCACTCCCAGCTGCACTCCAACGGCGTCACTGTCAATCAGGTCGAGGGGGGAATCTCGTTTCTCCAGCTAAACGACGACGTCGGGCGCAATGATCACTTGAACAGCAGTAGGGATGGCgaagcggaagaagaagaagtggaggaggaggaggaggcttCCGATTCGGCGATCCTGAGGGCGTTCAGAGAAGACGAGAGTCGCAGAAACGCGCCGCTGACGGCGGAGAACGCGACGAGGGTCAGAGAGGCCATGCGTGGAATTTCCTTCGCCGGAACTCCTCCGCATTGGGCGGGCCTGATCGCCGAGAACAACTGGATGGACCGCCTTCGCGGGGTCGGACAATCTTCGTCCCGGAGCTAA
- the LOC137743561 gene encoding shewanella-like protein phosphatase 1, which yields MAPESLLFPKEMASLCLNSLPLPPPSQPRKLSESPFPPPSSSSFSSLSSNSLNVNSYGSRGEALKPIVVSGSPPTFVSAPGRRIVAVGDLHGDLGQTRCALETAGVLSSDGEDVWTGGETVLIQLGDILDRGEDEIAILSLLRSLDMQAKAEGGAVFQVNGNHETINVEGDFRYVDTGGFDESLDFLEYLDDNRDDWEEAFVSWVGVSKRMKEERKMPQNYWDPWNLVRKQKGVIARSILLRPGGPLARELARHAVVLKVNDWVFCHGGLVPQHVTYGVERMNREVSDWMRGLVEIDDNPHFPFVATRGYDSVVWNRLYSRDTSDLDDYQINQINYILQQTLQAVGAKGMVVGHTPQPTGANCEYDCSIWRIDVGMSSGVLNSRPEVLEIKDNKARVIRSKKDPSSELTVVDYI from the exons ATGGCCCCTGAGTCACTGCTCTTCCCAAAAGAAATGGCTTCGCTCTGTCTCAACTCGCTGCCTCTTCCTCCGCCTTCCCAACCCCGCAAACTCTCAGAATCTCcttttcctcctccttcttcttcctctttttcttctttgtcttcCAACTCTCTGAATGTTAATAGTTATGGCAGCAGAGGAGAAGCCTTAAAGCCCATTGTCGTCAGTGGCAGCCCGCCCACCTTTGTTTCCGCCCCCGGCCGCCGAATTGTCGCCG TTGGGGATCTTCATGGAGACCTTGGCCAAACAAGATGTGCACTAGAGACAGCTGGCGTGTTGAGTTCTGATGGTGAAGATGTATGGACTGGTGGAGAAACG GTGTTGATTCAGCTTGGAGATATACTTGATCGAGGTGAAGATGAAATAGCGATTTTGTCCTTGCTTAGATCTTTGGATATGCAGGCAAAAGCTGAAGGCGGAGCAGTTTTTCAG GTCAATGGGAATCATGAGACTATCAATGTGGAAGGGGATTTCCGATACGTGGATACTGGAGGATTTGATGAGTCTCTTGATTTCCTGGAATACTTGGATGACAATCGAGATGACTGGGAAGAAGCTTTTGTTAGCTGGGTTGGTGTCTCTAAAAGGATGAAGGAAGAGAGGAAAATGCCCCAAAATTATTGGGATCCGTGGAATCTAGTGAGG AAGCAAAAAGGTGTGATTGCCAGATCAATCCTATTAAGGCCAGGGGGTCCATTGGCACGCGAGTTAGCACGTCATGCTGTTGTTCTTAAGGTTAATGACTGGGTCTTCTGTCACGGTGGTCTTGTTCCTCAACATG TTACGTACGGAGTGGAGAGGATGAACAGGGAAGTATCTGACTGGATGAGAGGTCTCGTTGAGATTGATGACAACCCTCACTTCCCTTTTGTAGCCACCAGGGGCTATGACAGTGTGGTTTGGAACCGATTGTACTCGAGAGACACTTCAGATTTAGATGACTATCAGATTAACCAG ATAAATTACATTCTTCAACAGACGCTACAAGCAGTTGGTGCCAAGGGAATGGTGGTGGGGCATACTCCTCAACCTACTGGGGCAAACTG TGAATACGATTGCAGCATATGGCGGATTGACGTGGGGATGTCCAGTGGAGTTCTCAATTCAAGACCCGAG GTTCTAGAAATAAAAGACAATAAAGCAAGAGTTATAAGAAGCAAGAAGGATCCATCCAGTGAATTGACGGTTGTCGATTATATATAG